The DNA region gggtaTGCTGTAACCTTTAGGAAATCTGATTGTAGAGTCATAAATGAGAAAACAGGGGCTGTTTTATTTGTTGCCAAAAGAAGTGAAAATGTTTATGGTATCACTCTAGATGATCTAAAAGTTCAAAATGTAACTTGTTTCTCTTCAATGGAATCTGAAAAATGGATGTGGCATAAGAGGttaggacatgctagcatgttccAAATCTCTAAGCTTGTAAAGAGAGACTTAGTTAGAGGTCTTcctaatataaaatttgataaggacatcacttgtgatgcgtGTCAAATGGGTAAACAAATTAAAACCTCTTTCAAACCCAAGGAAGATGTCTCCACTAAGAAACCATTGGAATTGTTACATCTTGATCTGTTTGGACCAACTAGGACTCAAAGTCTTGGAGGAAAGAGTTATGGCATGGTCATtatggatgactatactagattTGGCTGGGTGTTCTTTCTTGCTCATAAACATGAGGCTTTTTCAGTTTTTGAGAAATTCAGCAAAAAGgttcaaaatgaaaaaggtttaaaaattgtttcaattagaagtgatcatggtaaagaatttgaaaatcaattttttgaatccttttgtgatgaACAAGGCATATCAcataacttctcttgtccaagaacacctcaacaaaatggtgttgtggaaagaagaaatagaagttcacaAGAAATGGCTAGAGCTATGTTATGTGAATATGAAATCCACAAgttcttatgggctgaagctgtgaatacagcttgctatgttttaaatagaaccatcattagaaaatttttgaagaaaaccccatatgaactttggaaagggcaTCCTCCCAATCTTAGTTATTTTCATGTGTTTGGCTGCAAGTGTTTCATTTTGAATATCAAAGAAAATTTAGGTAAATTTGACCCTAAAACACATGAAGGCATTTTTCTGGGTTATTCCACAaatagcaaggcctatagagtctATAACAAGAACTCCAAAACTGTTGAGAAAACCATGCATGTCACATTTTGTGAGTCTAACATTATTCCTAGTATTTGCATAGATGATAGTCCAGGTTTTGAAGCTGAATTCCCCAAGAACGATGAGCCAGTTCAACATAATTCTGATTCTCATGAAGCTGCTCCTGCTAGCAACGAAAATCCCAATTCTGCAGGAGACCATTTGGAATTATCTCCTGTTACTGCAGAAAATACTGATGCAGAGGCCATTGTTGATCAAGAGGAACCTGAATCCTCAAACCAGTCAAGAAGACCAAGAGAATGGAGGTTTTTGAAAAACTATCCTGAAGAGTTCATAATAGGAAATCCATCCACTGGGAGAACTACTCGTTCATCTTTGAAAAGAGGCGAATCCAACAACATTGCTCTTTTATCAAAGATTGAACCTCAAAATATCCAAGAAGCTCTTGCTGATCCATCTTAGGTGTTGGCCATGAAGGAGGAATTGTTGCAATTTGAGAAGAATCAGGTCTGGTCATTGGTGCCTAATCCACATGGAAAGAAAGTCACCGGCACTAAATGGACTTTCAGAAACAAGCTGGGGGAAGATGGCTCCATAGtccgaaacaaagctagattggtcGCTCAAGGATATGATCAAGAGAAAGGGATTGATTTCGATGAATCCTTTGCACATGTAGCTCGAATGGAAGCCATCAGATTGCTCCTTGCATATGCTACTCATTGTGGCTTCAAGCTGTTCCAAATGGACATTTTGCTAAGCTTATGACCAATGAATTTGATATGAGCATGATGGGAGAACTCAATTTCTTCCTAGGCTTGCAAATCAAGCAAACTGCAGAAGGCATATTCAtccatcaagaaaaatatgcaaaggaacttgtcAAGAAGTTTGGGCTGGACTATGCTAAGCCTATGGGAACCCCATGCATCCTAACATCAAGCTTgataaagatgaacatggtagagATGTTGATGAGACACGCTATAGAGGGATGATTGGATCCTTGATGCATCTAACCTCCTCAAGGCCTGATATCATCCAAAGTGTTGGAGTTTGCTCACGGTTTCAATCAAAGCCTAAGGAATCTCATCTCTCAGCTATCAAAAGGATCATCCGATATGTGCTTGGTACCACTaactatggtttatggtttcctAAGACTGATTCT from Arachis hypogaea cultivar Tifrunner chromosome 10, arahy.Tifrunner.gnm2.J5K5, whole genome shotgun sequence includes:
- the LOC112717871 gene encoding secreted RxLR effector protein 161-like gives rise to the protein MHPNIKLDKDEHGRDVDETRYRGMIGSLMHLTSSRPDIIQSVGVCSRFQSKPKESHLSAIKRIIRYVLGTTNYGLWFPKTDSFQLVDFCDADFAGDRIDRRSTSGMCCFLGKSLIVWSSKKQATVALSTAEAEYIAASSCCSQLLWLKT